The following are from one region of the Simiduia agarivorans SA1 = DSM 21679 genome:
- a CDS encoding DUF962 domain-containing protein has protein sequence MADFKRFSEFYPYYLSEHANTVCRRLHFVGSCIALLLLAGALALANPWLVLLAFVQGYFFAWVGHFGFEKNRPATFKHPFYSFLGDWVMFRDMLTGRIPF, from the coding sequence ATGGCTGATTTCAAACGTTTTTCGGAATTCTACCCCTACTACCTGTCGGAGCATGCCAATACCGTGTGCCGTCGGTTACATTTTGTCGGCTCGTGCATAGCCCTGTTGTTGCTGGCCGGTGCGCTGGCGCTGGCCAATCCCTGGTTAGTATTGCTGGCATTCGTGCAGGGCTACTTTTTTGCCTGGGTCGGACATTTTGGTTTTGAAAAAAACCGCCCGGCCACCTTCAAGCATCCGTTTTACAGCTTTCTGGGTGATTGGGTGATGTTCAGGGATATGCTGACGGGTCGCATCCCGTTTTAG
- a CDS encoding transporter substrate-binding domain-containing protein, translating into MVNVIKLVASELGYTLTFTPNTPFRRCLRMLADGQADIMGGLLYKQERAEFMHLFPYLNYSTKSFYALNDSPLTINNFEDLAGLTVGTTLGHQYWPAFDQTKTLFNRSSAAHVNDNFRRLLAKRIDLVIATERQALFLFATHPEYHGKFKKMAFSFTGENPVYIGLSKKSPAAKHADAFRQIADRLRQAHTFDKVSQAFYDEYFESLEALAEQNQ; encoded by the coding sequence GTGGTCAATGTAATCAAGCTGGTGGCCTCGGAGCTGGGCTATACACTGACCTTTACACCCAATACGCCTTTCCGCCGCTGCTTGCGCATGCTTGCCGATGGTCAGGCTGACATCATGGGCGGCCTGCTCTACAAACAAGAGCGCGCCGAATTTATGCACCTGTTTCCTTATCTTAACTACTCCACCAAAAGCTTTTACGCGCTGAATGATAGTCCTTTGACAATAAACAACTTTGAAGATCTTGCCGGCCTCACTGTAGGTACCACTCTGGGACATCAATACTGGCCCGCGTTCGATCAAACCAAGACATTATTCAACCGGTCCAGTGCGGCGCACGTTAACGATAATTTCCGACGTTTACTGGCCAAGCGTATTGATCTTGTCATAGCCACCGAGCGACAGGCACTTTTTTTGTTCGCCACTCACCCCGAATACCACGGTAAATTCAAAAAAATGGCTTTCAGCTTTACTGGCGAAAACCCGGTCTACATCGGGCTATCGAAAAAATCCCCCGCAGCCAAACACGCGGACGCGTTTCGACAAATTGCAGATCGGCTTCGACAAGCCCACACTTTCGACAAGGTCAGTCAGGCGTTTTACGATGAGTATTTCGAATCCCTGGAGGCGCTGGCCGAACAAAACCAATAA
- a CDS encoding substrate-binding periplasmic protein, translating into MMPTLPTVKSALTRLLHWTAAIMLLQFANAARAQTATVCIDHYPPFTYFVNNKAQGAMIDALKMIADEVGFSLAVSVNTAFARCLRMMQAGKMDLMVSLMPTPERLEYMTMFAYSEPEALRMVARADFDGEPETALDILRLRVGLINGYEYPPEFERHPMVIQAPQPEAGLRLLDARRIDILVLNESVAAHLVDQAAAAGNQRTAIYKLLKATFLREQNVNSIGVAKASWLHGRKDQIGASIARLRAAGEFERLIEKHQIQLRHSE; encoded by the coding sequence ATGATGCCTACATTGCCAACCGTGAAATCTGCACTCACACGCCTGCTTCACTGGACCGCCGCCATCATGCTGCTGCAGTTTGCGAATGCAGCGCGCGCCCAGACAGCGACGGTGTGTATTGATCATTACCCGCCGTTCACCTACTTCGTGAACAATAAGGCCCAGGGCGCAATGATTGATGCCCTCAAGATGATAGCGGATGAGGTCGGCTTTTCCCTGGCCGTGTCGGTCAACACCGCCTTTGCGCGCTGCCTGCGGATGATGCAGGCCGGCAAAATGGACCTGATGGTCAGTCTCATGCCCACGCCCGAGCGACTGGAATACATGACCATGTTTGCTTATTCAGAACCTGAAGCCTTGCGCATGGTTGCGCGCGCAGATTTTGACGGGGAGCCCGAAACGGCATTGGATATATTGCGCCTGCGGGTTGGATTGATTAACGGCTATGAATACCCGCCCGAGTTCGAACGGCACCCGATGGTGATTCAGGCGCCGCAACCGGAAGCCGGTCTGCGGCTGCTTGATGCTCGTCGCATAGACATTCTCGTACTCAACGAATCGGTCGCCGCACATCTGGTTGACCAGGCTGCAGCGGCAGGCAACCAGCGCACGGCCATCTACAAACTGCTGAAGGCAACGTTTTTACGCGAGCAAAACGTCAATAGCATAGGTGTAGCCAAAGCCTCCTGGTTGCACGGCCGGAAGGATCAGATTGGCGCCAGTATCGCGCGTTTACGCGCTGCCGGAGAATTTGAGCGGTTGATCGAAAAACACCAGATCCAATTGAGGCACTCGGAGTAA
- a CDS encoding GNAT family N-acetyltransferase — MTDPTQAVLTPLPESAELTRIVPARAEINQAFYLAVGEPWGWTDKADWTANQWRAYVQGHGHALAATPVESIHTWVLQDKGEDAGYFELARSGTEAEVRYFGLLPSAIGRGLGAGLLSCAVAQAWALGVERVWVHTCTLDHPVALANYKKRGFQLYHTETEPV; from the coding sequence ATGACCGATCCGACTCAGGCGGTATTGACTCCGCTACCCGAGTCAGCTGAATTGACCCGGATTGTGCCGGCTCGGGCGGAAATCAATCAGGCGTTTTACCTGGCGGTGGGGGAGCCCTGGGGCTGGACCGACAAGGCGGACTGGACGGCGAATCAATGGCGTGCCTATGTCCAAGGCCACGGCCATGCACTGGCTGCTACACCGGTTGAAAGCATCCATACCTGGGTTTTGCAGGATAAGGGCGAAGATGCGGGTTACTTTGAATTAGCCCGGTCTGGCACCGAGGCAGAAGTACGCTATTTTGGCTTGCTGCCCAGTGCGATCGGGCGGGGGCTGGGGGCTGGCCTGCTCAGTTGTGCGGTGGCGCAGGCCTGGGCGCTCGGGGTAGAGCGCGTGTGGGTGCACACCTGCACGCTTGACCACCCGGTGGCGTTGGCGAACTATAAAAAACGTGGATTTCAGTTATATCACACCGAAACCGAACCGGTTTGA
- a CDS encoding glutathione S-transferase family protein: MAELTLVIGNKNYSSWSLRAWLYMKINDIHFDEIRLPLDTPQFQREIYQYSPSGRVPALLHGDVRVWDSFAIIAYVYRTFPDSANWPKDKVLEGMAISAVMEMHAGFMELRNHYPMNCRKTPFKAPLRGKVESELSRLETLWGDMLAASGGPWLCGDLGIVDAYFAPVCMRIHTYQLPVSERLREYVERVLALPAMQEWIAAARAETDVVDADEWKDE, translated from the coding sequence ATGGCAGAACTGACACTGGTCATAGGTAACAAAAACTACTCCAGCTGGTCGTTGCGGGCCTGGCTGTACATGAAAATTAACGACATTCATTTCGATGAAATCCGGCTGCCGCTGGATACCCCGCAATTTCAACGGGAAATCTATCAGTATTCGCCCTCGGGCAGGGTGCCCGCACTTTTACATGGCGACGTCAGGGTATGGGATTCGTTTGCCATTATTGCGTACGTTTACCGCACCTTTCCCGATAGCGCTAACTGGCCCAAAGACAAAGTGCTGGAGGGCATGGCCATTTCAGCCGTGATGGAAATGCACGCCGGTTTCATGGAGTTGCGTAACCACTACCCGATGAATTGCCGTAAAACGCCGTTCAAGGCGCCGCTGCGAGGCAAAGTGGAAAGCGAGTTGTCGCGTCTTGAAACCCTGTGGGGGGACATGCTGGCGGCGAGCGGGGGACCCTGGTTGTGTGGTGATCTGGGGATTGTGGATGCCTACTTTGCACCGGTGTGTATGCGGATCCATACCTACCAGTTACCGGTGAGTGAGCGCCTGAGAGAATACGTTGAACGGGTTCTGGCGTTGCCGGCTATGCAGGAATGGATTGCGGCGGCGAGAGCAGAGACAGACGTTGTCGATGCCGATGAATGGAAAGACGAATAA
- a CDS encoding M2 family metallopeptidase, whose protein sequence is MRTPHKLSVLALAVATGLLVGCQPEGKEKATVAQAEAAKVYDQAAADAFLEEAEAALKDTAEYASRASWLAATYINGDSQFVEARASKEYTLQVVKYAMQVKNWDGAQVDPVTRRKLDALRLGLSFPSPADEKLAGELADIGSKMQGMYGAGKYCRESGECLDLIQMSNILAEGKDPALMMEVWTGWRSVSPPMRPLYQRQVEIANAGAQDLGFENLSVLWRSNYDMAPDAFAADVDKQWGKVKPLYDALHCHVRAKLNEAYGDDVVPATGKIPAHMLGNMWAQTWGNVYDKVKPANSQKSYDLTKLIEKSGMNEIGMVRTAEAFFSSLGFAPLPDSFWETSQFVKPRDRDVVCHASAWNMDSKDDLRIKMCIQKNGEDFQTVHHELGHNYYQRAYNQQPFLFQGSANDGFHEALGDTVALSITPSYLVSLGMLKEEPPVSEDLGYLMQMALDKIAFLPFGLLVDKWRWQVFNGEIKPEDYNKGWWSLREQYQGITPPVARSEADFDPGAKYHIPGNTPYTRYFLAFIQQFQFHRSLCETAGYEGPLHRCSIYNNKAAGDKLQAMMAMGTSQPWQNAMQALTGQPELDASAIVDYFAPLKVWLDEQNKDRQCGW, encoded by the coding sequence ATGCGAACACCCCATAAACTTTCAGTGTTGGCGCTGGCAGTGGCGACCGGCCTGCTGGTGGGTTGCCAGCCCGAAGGCAAAGAAAAGGCCACGGTTGCCCAGGCAGAAGCGGCTAAAGTGTACGATCAGGCAGCGGCGGACGCGTTTTTAGAAGAAGCCGAAGCCGCGTTGAAAGACACCGCAGAATACGCGTCCCGCGCCAGCTGGTTAGCGGCCACCTACATCAACGGCGACAGTCAGTTTGTAGAGGCCCGCGCGTCTAAGGAATACACCTTGCAGGTGGTGAAGTATGCCATGCAGGTAAAAAACTGGGACGGTGCCCAGGTGGATCCGGTCACCCGCCGCAAGCTGGATGCCTTGCGTCTGGGCCTGAGCTTCCCATCGCCGGCGGATGAGAAGCTGGCCGGTGAGCTCGCGGATATTGGCTCCAAAATGCAGGGGATGTACGGCGCGGGCAAATACTGCCGCGAATCCGGCGAGTGTCTGGACCTGATTCAGATGAGTAACATTCTGGCCGAAGGTAAAGACCCGGCGCTGATGATGGAGGTCTGGACCGGTTGGCGCAGTGTATCGCCACCTATGCGGCCCCTGTATCAGCGCCAGGTGGAAATTGCCAATGCCGGCGCCCAGGACCTGGGCTTTGAAAATCTCTCGGTGCTGTGGCGCTCCAACTACGACATGGCGCCCGATGCCTTTGCCGCCGATGTAGACAAGCAATGGGGCAAGGTCAAACCCTTGTACGATGCCCTGCATTGCCATGTGCGCGCAAAACTGAATGAAGCCTACGGCGATGACGTGGTGCCCGCCACCGGTAAGATTCCGGCGCATATGCTGGGCAATATGTGGGCCCAGACCTGGGGCAATGTGTACGACAAGGTCAAACCCGCCAATAGCCAGAAAAGCTACGATCTGACCAAATTGATTGAAAAAAGTGGCATGAATGAAATCGGCATGGTACGTACGGCCGAGGCGTTTTTCTCTTCATTGGGCTTTGCACCGCTGCCGGACAGTTTCTGGGAAACCTCGCAATTTGTGAAACCGCGTGACCGCGACGTGGTGTGTCATGCCAGCGCCTGGAATATGGACAGCAAAGACGACCTGCGCATCAAAATGTGCATCCAGAAAAACGGCGAAGATTTTCAGACAGTGCACCACGAGCTGGGCCACAACTACTACCAGCGCGCTTACAACCAGCAGCCGTTCCTGTTCCAGGGCAGTGCCAACGACGGCTTCCACGAAGCGCTGGGCGATACCGTCGCGCTTTCGATTACGCCCTCTTATCTGGTGAGCCTGGGCATGCTGAAGGAAGAGCCGCCGGTCTCCGAAGATCTGGGCTACCTGATGCAGATGGCGCTCGATAAAATCGCCTTTTTGCCGTTTGGTTTGTTGGTGGACAAGTGGCGTTGGCAGGTATTCAACGGTGAAATCAAACCCGAAGATTACAACAAGGGCTGGTGGTCGCTGCGCGAACAATACCAGGGCATCACACCGCCGGTGGCGCGCTCCGAGGCTGATTTCGATCCGGGTGCCAAGTACCACATTCCGGGTAATACGCCTTACACCCGTTACTTCCTGGCCTTTATCCAGCAATTCCAGTTCCACCGTTCACTGTGTGAAACCGCCGGCTACGAAGGCCCGCTGCATCGCTGTTCCATCTACAACAACAAAGCCGCCGGCGACAAGCTCCAGGCCATGATGGCCATGGGCACCAGCCAGCCCTGGCAGAACGCCATGCAGGCGCTCACCGGACAGCCCGAACTGGATGCCAGTGCGATCGTGGATTATTTTGCGCCACTGAAGGTGTGGCTGGATGAACAGAACAAAGACCGTCAATGCGGTTGGTGA
- a CDS encoding peptide MFS transporter, whose protein sequence is MTAATTSSASGDFLGHPKGLYVCFATELWERFSFYGMKYLLLLYLTKYHLFTDSAGYDVLGAYAGLVYALPLIGGLLADRYLGMRKAVVFGALLLTAGHATMAYEGFQAMTYAAGTTLAEAITLNDGTVLAAGTVLADDIVIQDVVALKVFFFALALITVGVGFLKPNISTIVGKLYGEKDPRRDSGFTIFYMGINIGSFIATILCGWLGETYGWSYGFGAAGIGMLLGLITFLKYQHLLEGHAEPTEPARLKETFIGPINKEWAIYLGGLLSLALVWLLVQNEPVVHVAQNSLLIVAIVGIILFSMTHQEHKGTDWLAMGLALVTMAVGLVWAFTDIDTWLGLMLLGLVAFIGYGFKTHNSHEYGRTVVLMILITSTIVFWSLFEQSAGSMTLYADRVLDRNMGDTEIRASMFGSLNAGFIMLFAIPFAALWVWLAKRGWEPSTPVKFGLGIMQAGLGFGALVLGAQFADDAGKVAMIWLVLAYLLHTTGELCLSPVGLSAVTKLSIGKVVGVSMGTWFLATALSETVATRIGKMAAIDTSGAESADAMSLLTTYTSLYEFLMWVGLGVGLFMIVISPILKKGMHGIK, encoded by the coding sequence ATGACCGCTGCCACCACTTCTTCCGCCTCCGGGGATTTCCTGGGGCATCCGAAAGGGCTTTACGTGTGCTTTGCAACCGAGCTCTGGGAACGCTTCTCCTTTTACGGCATGAAGTACCTCCTGTTGCTTTACCTCACAAAGTACCACCTTTTTACTGACTCCGCCGGTTATGACGTGCTTGGTGCTTATGCCGGACTGGTATATGCGCTCCCCCTGATCGGCGGCCTGCTGGCTGACCGCTACCTGGGCATGCGCAAAGCCGTGGTGTTCGGGGCACTGTTGCTGACTGCCGGTCATGCCACTATGGCATACGAGGGCTTTCAGGCCATGACCTATGCGGCAGGCACCACCTTGGCTGAGGCCATTACCCTGAACGACGGCACTGTGCTCGCCGCAGGTACGGTTTTGGCGGATGACATTGTGATTCAGGATGTGGTGGCGCTGAAGGTGTTTTTCTTCGCACTGGCACTGATCACCGTGGGCGTTGGCTTCCTTAAACCCAACATCTCGACCATTGTGGGTAAGTTGTACGGCGAGAAGGATCCCCGGAGGGACTCCGGCTTCACCATCTTCTACATGGGCATCAATATCGGCTCGTTTATCGCCACCATCCTGTGTGGCTGGTTAGGTGAGACCTACGGCTGGAGCTACGGCTTTGGTGCGGCCGGCATCGGCATGCTGCTGGGTCTGATTACCTTCCTGAAGTACCAACACCTGCTGGAAGGCCATGCGGAACCCACCGAACCCGCGCGCCTGAAGGAGACCTTCATTGGCCCCATTAACAAAGAATGGGCCATTTACCTCGGCGGTTTGCTGTCTCTCGCGCTGGTGTGGTTACTGGTTCAGAACGAGCCGGTGGTGCACGTGGCTCAGAACAGCCTGCTGATTGTGGCGATTGTGGGCATCATCCTGTTCTCCATGACCCACCAGGAACACAAGGGCACAGATTGGCTGGCCATGGGCCTGGCGCTGGTAACCATGGCCGTGGGCCTGGTGTGGGCCTTTACCGATATCGATACCTGGCTCGGCCTGATGCTGTTGGGACTGGTGGCGTTTATTGGTTACGGCTTCAAAACCCACAACAGCCACGAATACGGCCGCACCGTGGTGCTGATGATTCTGATCACTTCAACCATCGTGTTCTGGTCATTGTTTGAGCAGTCTGCCGGCTCCATGACGCTGTATGCCGACCGGGTGCTGGACCGCAACATGGGCGACACCGAAATCCGTGCCTCCATGTTTGGCTCGCTCAACGCCGGCTTCATCATGCTGTTTGCGATCCCCTTCGCGGCTCTCTGGGTCTGGCTGGCCAAACGCGGCTGGGAGCCCTCAACGCCAGTGAAGTTCGGTCTTGGCATAATGCAAGCCGGCCTGGGCTTCGGCGCACTGGTGTTGGGCGCTCAATTCGCTGACGATGCGGGCAAAGTCGCGATGATCTGGCTGGTGCTGGCTTACCTGCTGCACACCACCGGTGAACTGTGTCTGTCTCCGGTGGGCCTGTCGGCGGTAACCAAGCTGTCTATCGGCAAGGTGGTCGGCGTCAGCATGGGAACCTGGTTCCTGGCCACAGCCCTGTCTGAAACCGTCGCCACCCGGATTGGTAAAATGGCCGCTATCGATACCTCGGGAGCCGAGTCAGCGGATGCCATGTCCCTGCTCACCACTTACACCAGCCTGTATGAATTCCTCATGTGGGTCGGTTTGGGTGTGGGTCTGTTCATGATCGTCATTTCGCCCATCCTCAAAAAGGGCATGCACGGCATCAAGTAA
- a CDS encoding tetratricopeptide repeat protein gives MLLTALLLALGGCVTLHIEQPDQKIIAQAVSGALIPGFERRDIPSADTVSRLNDNMRSFVDEWAPASMTTNDKVKSLLRGLISSQGRAIQYRSDITLDAESTFEQAVANCLSFSILYASMAESAGLRVAFNKVEVPPLWGLREDSLTLTSYQHVNVIVEHLGYDQVVDINMQEYSVDYPQKRISKEKIIALFYNNNAVNAMDTGDYGLAMSYYRAGLALDWSASEIWNNLGVLHMRINEYDVAVELFKMALSLNTRELSAATNLVRVYQYRGEKEEADKVLRAVQGYQKNNPYFYYRMSVKKLDERNFNEALADINKAVKLLKDHRFYYVRSRVLQAMGGYEESMQSLELAIQVATSEYYRLYYLSEKEKFNARAEEGRAGVGSELL, from the coding sequence TTGCTCCTGACGGCCTTACTCCTTGCCCTAGGCGGGTGCGTCACCCTTCATATCGAACAACCCGATCAAAAAATAATCGCACAGGCGGTGAGCGGCGCACTGATTCCGGGCTTCGAGCGACGGGACATACCTTCTGCAGATACTGTGTCGCGCTTGAACGACAACATGCGATCGTTTGTGGACGAGTGGGCGCCGGCCTCAATGACCACCAATGACAAGGTAAAGAGCTTGCTTCGAGGCCTGATTTCCAGCCAGGGACGGGCAATTCAATACCGTTCTGACATTACCCTGGATGCGGAATCTACTTTCGAACAAGCGGTCGCCAATTGTCTCAGTTTTTCGATTCTCTATGCGAGTATGGCGGAGTCGGCCGGACTCAGGGTTGCGTTTAATAAAGTGGAAGTGCCACCTTTGTGGGGGCTGAGGGAGGACTCGCTTACCCTGACCAGCTACCAGCATGTCAATGTGATCGTTGAACACCTGGGGTATGACCAGGTGGTTGATATCAATATGCAGGAATACTCGGTTGATTACCCTCAAAAGCGTATTTCCAAAGAGAAAATCATTGCCTTGTTTTACAATAACAACGCTGTCAACGCCATGGACACCGGCGATTATGGACTGGCGATGAGTTATTATCGGGCAGGCTTGGCACTCGATTGGTCGGCATCAGAAATCTGGAATAATCTTGGTGTGCTTCACATGCGCATCAACGAGTATGATGTGGCAGTCGAGCTGTTTAAAATGGCACTTAGCCTGAACACCCGGGAATTGTCCGCCGCCACAAATCTGGTAAGGGTTTATCAGTACCGGGGTGAGAAAGAGGAGGCTGATAAAGTCTTGCGGGCAGTGCAGGGTTATCAGAAAAATAACCCGTACTTTTACTATCGCATGTCGGTCAAAAAGCTGGATGAACGGAATTTCAATGAGGCATTGGCGGACATCAATAAGGCCGTCAAATTGTTGAAAGATCACCGGTTCTATTATGTGAGATCAAGAGTGTTGCAGGCGATGGGTGGCTACGAGGAGTCCATGCAATCACTCGAGCTCGCAATCCAGGTTGCAACCAGTGAATACTACCGGCTGTACTATTTATCAGAAAAAGAGAAGTTTAATGCTAGAGCTGAAGAAGGACGAGCTGGTGTCGGCTCGGAACTCCTTTGA
- a CDS encoding 2OG-Fe(II) oxygenase, with protein sequence MLELKKDELVSARNSFDNHGWAVLENVFQNDFAERVFACANEQVGWNLVTRIEGQHRAFDASAMTSVPEQNLKQFESLVAAEAQAGFQYIYERIPLYDQFIAGTVQEPVMQALMTCTRSAPFIESLKQVTGDSSIRFTDGQFTRYRRGHYLTRHDDRNDANDRVAAFVINFSKAWHQDMGGWLALYQNESVEKVMVPRFNSMVVFKVPRDHAVTPVAPWVDGCRYALTGWARRGEE encoded by the coding sequence ATGCTAGAGCTGAAGAAGGACGAGCTGGTGTCGGCTCGGAACTCCTTTGATAACCATGGTTGGGCGGTGTTGGAAAATGTATTCCAGAATGACTTCGCTGAGCGTGTTTTTGCGTGCGCCAACGAACAGGTCGGCTGGAATCTGGTGACCCGCATTGAAGGTCAGCACCGGGCCTTCGATGCATCGGCAATGACCTCAGTGCCGGAGCAAAACCTTAAACAATTTGAAAGCCTGGTGGCGGCCGAAGCGCAAGCCGGATTTCAATACATTTACGAACGTATCCCCCTCTACGACCAGTTTATCGCGGGTACCGTCCAGGAGCCTGTTATGCAGGCGCTGATGACTTGTACCCGATCAGCCCCATTTATCGAATCACTGAAGCAAGTCACCGGCGACTCATCAATCAGGTTTACCGACGGCCAGTTTACCCGTTACCGACGGGGGCATTACCTCACACGCCATGATGACAGGAACGATGCAAATGACAGGGTGGCGGCATTCGTCATCAACTTTTCGAAGGCCTGGCATCAGGATATGGGTGGATGGTTGGCGCTGTACCAGAATGAAAGTGTCGAAAAAGTAATGGTTCCCCGCTTTAACAGTATGGTGGTTTTTAAAGTGCCAAGGGATCACGCCGTTACACCGGTGGCGCCTTGGGTTGATGGTTGTCGCTATGCGCTCACGGGTTGGGCGCGCCGGGGTGAGGAGTAA
- a CDS encoding putative 2OG-Fe(II) oxygenase, whose protein sequence is MQPNTAQLMQALGAKRYQYVKDAIEAQGSPEAADACHLMALACDGLGQKQLAYKYFVLAYERSGAHPLIARNFARFLFAAKDYRAALKVFQYLHAHGENGTVLSVARCLQALKDRSGLSEWVAAHHNALVSDYSGAMFLGGYYRGRDELLKAEQCYLQALALSPGKSKGLTQVCLSSVLRLQGKSARALAVVDDCEFDQESPEHLDCKAGALIDLGRVDEGLALFRRLVEQYPNYVAGYSGYAHALWEYCDEVSAVKDTIARLGNDSSPDVVMAKAGFFIEAKDYALALDTLDCEACDDLPVAHALRANIHHLQKDYRVARSWYETAFQQFQYQDPDFINAYCRHLIECSDIELAERHLVALRQHFPLHQETIANLSVCWRLMGDEREFLYCDYDRFVREYPIWGDEDAEQICLLSDLLGGLHKAHREPLRQSLRHGSQTPGMLFGRDEPILQQLQSKIMAAVSAHSQYLATVVDQSHPLFRHGQDIRFVSSWSVKLKPGGAHVNHIHPKGWLSSAFYIALPSESEKAAGGGCIQFGQPPEVLGLNLPPRRVIQPNVGNLVLFPSYMWHGTTPFYDAEQRMTVAFDVQAD, encoded by the coding sequence ATGCAACCAAACACAGCACAATTGATGCAGGCGCTGGGTGCGAAGCGGTATCAGTATGTAAAAGATGCCATTGAAGCTCAGGGGTCGCCTGAAGCCGCAGATGCCTGCCATCTGATGGCCTTGGCTTGTGATGGCCTCGGGCAAAAGCAGCTGGCGTACAAATACTTTGTGCTTGCGTATGAGCGATCAGGTGCGCATCCGTTAATTGCGCGAAACTTCGCCAGATTTTTGTTCGCCGCTAAGGACTACCGTGCAGCGCTCAAAGTATTCCAGTATCTTCACGCGCACGGTGAAAACGGTACCGTGTTATCCGTTGCGCGTTGTTTGCAGGCGTTAAAGGACCGGTCGGGTCTGAGCGAATGGGTGGCTGCACATCATAACGCGTTAGTTTCTGATTATAGCGGCGCGATGTTTTTGGGCGGGTATTATCGCGGGCGGGATGAGCTGCTGAAGGCAGAGCAGTGCTATCTGCAGGCATTGGCTTTGTCGCCTGGTAAATCCAAAGGTCTGACACAGGTTTGTTTGTCTTCCGTGCTGAGGCTGCAGGGTAAGTCGGCGCGGGCATTGGCAGTTGTTGACGATTGCGAGTTTGATCAGGAGTCTCCAGAGCACCTTGATTGTAAGGCTGGCGCGCTTATCGATCTTGGCAGGGTGGATGAAGGGTTAGCGTTATTTCGACGTCTGGTTGAACAATACCCGAATTACGTTGCTGGTTATTCGGGTTATGCGCACGCGTTGTGGGAATACTGCGATGAGGTGTCAGCGGTTAAAGATACCATCGCCCGGCTGGGCAACGACTCGTCTCCAGATGTTGTGATGGCGAAGGCGGGTTTTTTTATCGAGGCCAAAGATTACGCCTTGGCGCTCGACACTCTGGATTGCGAGGCCTGTGACGATTTACCGGTTGCCCATGCCCTGCGCGCGAATATTCATCACTTACAGAAAGATTACCGCGTGGCCCGGAGCTGGTACGAAACGGCATTCCAGCAGTTTCAATATCAGGATCCGGATTTTATCAATGCCTATTGCCGGCACCTGATTGAGTGTTCGGACATAGAGCTGGCAGAGCGTCACTTGGTAGCATTGCGCCAGCATTTTCCGCTACACCAGGAAACCATTGCGAATTTAAGCGTTTGTTGGCGCTTAATGGGGGATGAAAGAGAGTTTTTATATTGCGACTACGACCGGTTTGTCAGGGAATACCCGATTTGGGGTGACGAGGATGCAGAGCAGATCTGCCTGTTGAGTGATCTGCTTGGCGGCTTGCACAAAGCGCATCGAGAACCCCTCAGGCAGAGTTTGCGGCATGGTTCGCAAACTCCGGGGATGCTGTTTGGCCGGGATGAGCCCATATTGCAGCAGCTGCAGTCGAAAATAATGGCAGCCGTCAGCGCTCATTCTCAGTATCTTGCGACGGTTGTGGACCAAAGCCACCCATTGTTTCGTCACGGGCAGGACATTCGGTTCGTCAGCTCCTGGTCAGTCAAATTAAAGCCTGGTGGCGCTCATGTTAATCATATTCATCCCAAAGGTTGGCTGAGTTCCGCGTTTTATATCGCGTTACCGTCCGAGTCGGAAAAAGCCGCCGGCGGTGGTTGTATTCAGTTTGGCCAGCCACCGGAAGTTCTCGGTTTGAATTTGCCACCGCGCCGTGTCATTCAGCCTAACGTGGGCAATCTGGTGCTGTTTCCTTCCTACATGTGGCACGGTACTACGCCCTTTTATGACGCAGAGCAGCGCATGACGGTTGCATTCGACGTGCAGGCAGACTAG